In the genome of Populus nigra chromosome 9, ddPopNigr1.1, whole genome shotgun sequence, one region contains:
- the LOC133703288 gene encoding cysteine-rich receptor-like protein kinase 10 — translation MAPEYAMAGLFSVKSDIFSFGVLLLEILSGKKNVGFHLLEEGESLLTFAWKLWSDGQGLELMDPMLEKSSVATEVLRCIHIGLLCVQDDPADRPTMSSVLHMLASDTIALPIPKQPAFSIGRFVAMEGQSSNQKVCSSNELTISVLSPR, via the exons ATGGCCCCAGAGTATGCTATGGCGGGACTTTTTTCTGTAAAATCAGATATTTTCAGTTTTGGAGTGTTGCTGTTAGAGATACtcagtggaaaaaaaaacgtTGGCTTTCATCTCTTAGAAGAAGGCGAAAGCCTTCTCACTTTT GCATGGAAACTGTGGTCTGATGGTCAAGGACTGGAATTGATGGACCCTATGCTAGAGAAATCAAGCGTGGCAACTGAGGTGCTGAGATGCATCCACATTGGGCTGCTCTGCGTGCAAGATGATCCAGCAGATAGACCCACAATGTCATCTGTGCTTCATATGTTGGCAAGTGATACCATAGCACTCCCTATCCCTAAACAACCTGCATTTTCTATCGGCCGATTTGTTGCCATGGAAGGTCAGTCCTCAAATCAGAAAGTATGTTCTAGCAATGAATTAACCATTTCTGTTTTATCACCACGGTGA